In Daucus carota subsp. sativus chromosome 4, DH1 v3.0, whole genome shotgun sequence, one DNA window encodes the following:
- the LOC108215835 gene encoding uncharacterized protein LOC108215835, whose product MECNRDEAGRAKIIAEKKLEDRDFAGAKKFALKAQNLYPPLEGLSQLLTVLDVYIAAENKIRGEMDCYGVLGVPCSSDDETIKKQYRKLALILHPDKNKTIGADGAFKLLSEAWGLLSDKAKRLAYNQRRSLNGFQQRVPSQSGRPSAVPSGNGFHNVTSRAPHLKPKSHKKTASPPVFRTDTFWTICNQCKMHYEYLKVYLNNTLLCPNCHQAFLAAEIAPPDNLPQSSSANSEQSHQKISKQAPNGKSGKNITSTQNVRQGGSAAPNLHKHSNLHSGTSNVCRTGKGEPSIAAKSANVVQQANERLKRAREESQDTFYRVELPSKRRAVDGAGSGLQNRFGLHGFFGIINKPNGTRELTPLENRNMLIGKALKDVKSKLSEWTFDAARKAEERRKIEQRKQEKLKNGIKFDEKLSVIGEYSLAKDGTREYVNCTSVDGESKEDPIAPAMNVPDPDFHDFDIDRTESSFGDNQIWAAYDDDDGMPRFYAFIHKVICKKPFKMRISWLNSKTNNEFGPLEWVSCGFSKTCGVFRVGKYEINKSLNSFSHKVKWTKGARGVLQILPKKGDIWALYRNWSRDWNELTPDEVIHKYDMVEVQDDYSEEQGVSVTPLVKVAGFKTVFHPHRDSDKVMKIPNEEMFRFSHQVPHYTLTGQEAENAPKGYLELDPAATPLELLQVLPEIDKVPAMKEEVNVEDQPQGASGNGVVDTAKGALLAEEREQML is encoded by the coding sequence ATGGAATGCAATAGAGATGAGGCGGGTCGAGCAAAAATTATTGCCGAGAAGAAATTGGAGGACAGGGATTTTGCTGGTGCAAAGAAATTTGCCTTAAAGGCCCAAAATCTTTATCCTCCTCTTGAGGGTCTTTCCCAGTTGCTGACGGTACTTGATGTGTATATTGCAgcagaaaataaaattagaggGGAAATGGATTGCTACGGAGTATTAGGTGTACCCTGTTCTTCTGACGATGAAACAATAAAGAAACAGTATAGGAAGTTGGCTCTTATACTTCACCCTGATAAAAATAAGACAATCGGTGCGGATGGTGCCTTTAAGCTTCTCTCAGAAGCCTGGGGTTTGTTGTCTGACAAGGCAAAGAGGTTAGCTTATAACCAGAGGAGGAGTTTAAATGGGTTCCAACAGAGAGTTCCGTCTCAGTCAGGAAGGCCATCAGCAGTTCCCAGTGGAAATGGCTTCCATAATGTAACAAGTAGAGCGCCTCATTTAAAACCAAAATCTCATAAGAAGACTGCTTCCCCACCAGTATTTCGAACAGATACATTTTGGACTATTTGCAACCAGTGCAAGATGCATTATGAATATTTGAAGGTATACCTCAATAACACCCTCCTGTGCCCCAATTGTCATCAGGCTTTTCTGGCTGCAGAGATTGCACCTCCCGACAATCTTCCCCAGTCTTCCAGTGCAAATTCTGAGCAGTCACATCAGAAAATAAGCAAGCAAGCTCCCAATGGTAAATCAGGTAAAAACATTACATCAACACAAAATGTTCGACAAGGAGGGTCAGCGGCTCCGAATTTACATAAGCATTCAAATCTCCATTCTGGTACCTCCAATGTCTGTAGGACAGGCAAAGGTGAACCCTCCATTGCTGCAAAATCTGCAAATGTTGTTCAGCAAGCAAATGAGAGATTAAAGAGAGCAAGAGAGGAGTCACAAGATACTTTTTACAGGGTAGAACTTCCATCTAAGAGAAGGGCAGTAGATGGTGCTGGATCCGGATTGCAAAACCGTTTTGGGTTGCATGGGTTTTTTGGCATTATTAACAAGCCTAATGGAACTAGGGAGTTGACGCCGCTTGAAAATCGGAACATGTTAATTGGAAAAGCCCTGAAGGACGTCAAGAGTAAATTGAGTGAATGGACCTTTGATGCTGCTAGGAAGGCTGAAGAGAGAAGGAAGATTGAACAAAGAAAGCAAGAAAAATTGAAGAATGGGATAAAGTTTGATGAAAAATTGAGTGTGATTGGTGAGTACTCCCTTGCCAAAGATGGAACCAGAGAGTATGTCAATTGCACTTCTGTCGATGGCGAGTCCAAGGAGGACCCTATAGCTCCGGCAATGAATGTTCCAGATCCtgattttcatgattttgataTAGATAGGACAGAAAGCTCTTTCGGAGATAATCAAATTTGGGCTGCATATGACGATGATGATGGCATGCCGCGCTTCTATGCTTTCATTCACAAGGTTATCTGTAAGAAGCCATTCAAAATGAGAATAAGTTGGCTCAATTCGAAAACAAACAATGAATTTGGTCCACTGGAGTGGGTTAGTTGTGGGTTCTCCAAGACCTGTGGAGTTTTCAGGGTCGGGAAATATGAAATCAACAAGTCTTTAAATTCATTTTCACACAAGGTCAAGTGGACGAAAGGTGCACGAGGTGTCCTACAAATACTTCCGAAAAAAGGAGACATATGGGCTCTATACAGGAACTGGTCTCGTGACTGGAATGAACTTACCCCTGATGAAGTCATCCACAAATATGACATGGTGGAAGTGCAGGATGACTACAGTGAAGAACAAGGTGTGTCTGTAACTCCTTTAGTCAAAGTTGCTGGCTTCAAGACGGTATTTCATCCACATCGGGATAGTGATAAGGTGATGAAAATACCAAATGAAGAGATGTTCCGATTTTCTCATCAGGTTCCACACTACACACTTACAGGCCAAGAAGCTGAAAATGCTCCGAAAGGCTACCTGGAGCTGGATCCAGCAGCTACGCCACTGGAGCTTCTTCAAGTGCTTCCAGAAATTGATAAGGTGCCTGCTATGAAGGAAGAAGTAAACGTTGAGGATCAACCGCAAGGTGCCTCGGGAAATGGTGTAGTTGATACAGCTAAAGGTGCTCTGCTTGCTGAAGAAAGAGAACAGATGTTATAA
- the LOC108218424 gene encoding polypyrimidine tract-binding protein homolog 2, which produces MSSVSSQPQFRYTQPPSKVLHLRNLPWECTEEELIELGKPFGKVVNTKCNVGANRNQAFIEFAELNQAIAMISYFASSSEAAQVRGKTVYLQYSNRQEIVNNKTTADVAGNVLLVTIEGNDARLVSIEVLHVVFSAFGFVHKITTFEKTAGFQALVQFTDSETASSAKDALDGRSIPSYLIPELSPCSLKITYSAHTDLSVKFQSHRSRDYTNPSLPVNPSAIDVTGQISMGLDGKRLEPESNVLLASIENMPYELTLDVLHMVFSTFGTVLKIAMFDKNGGIQALVQYPDVQTAVVAKQALEGHCVYDGGYCKLHISFSRHTDLSIKVNNNRSRDYTIPNVPLLSTQPSMLAQQSPSLLGPGGPQYNATQFAPVHEGQAMPQPPSGWNSGAPAGPQPMQGQMHPHHYMPANMPSEYGHSVMHNPNSFHHAGPYPHYPPQ; this is translated from the exons ATGTCATCTGTTTCGAGTCAACCGCAGTTCCGCTACACACAACCTCCGTCCAAGGTCCTGCATCTGAGGAATTTGCCATGGGAGTGCACTGAGGAGGAACTGATTGAACTTGGTAAACCATTTGGCAAAGTTGTCAACACCAAGTGTAATGTTGGAGCCAACCGAAACCAAGCTTTTATTGAATTT GCTGAGTTAAATCAAGCTATAGCGATGATATCATATTTTGCTTCATCATCAGAAGCGGCTCAGGTCCGAGGGAAAACTGTCTACCTACAGTATTCCAATAGGCAAGAAATAGTGAACAACAAAACTACTGCAGATGTTGCTGGAAATGTGCTGTTAGTAACAATCGAGGGCAATGATGCACGGCTCGTCAGCATTGAGGTTTTACATGTG GTTTTTTCAGCTTTTGGGTTTGTGCATAAGATTACTACATTTGAGAAGACAGCTGGATTTCAG GCACTTGTGCAATTTACTGATTCAGAAACTGCTTCCTCTGCGAAGGATGCCCTTGATGGTAGAAGCATTCCCAG CTATCTGATTCCGGAGCTCTCTCCATGTTCCCTTAAGATTACGTATTCTGCTCATACTGATTTGAGTGTGAAATTTCAGAGCCATCGCAGCAG GGACTACACTAATCCCAGCCTTCCTGTCAATCCCTCGGCCATAGATGTTACTGGGCAG ATCAGTATGGGTCTTGATGGCAAAAGGCTAGAGCCTGAAAGCAATGTTCTTCTTGCTTCTATTGAAAACATGCCATATGAACTTACCTTGGATGTTTTGCATATG GTTTTCTCTACTTTTGGCACTGTTTTAAAGATTGCCATGTTCGACAAGAATGGAGGGATTCAAGCACTGGTTCAGTACCCTG ATGTTCAAACAGCCGTAGTTGCCAAGCAAGCCTTGGAAGGACACTGTGTTTATGACGGGGGATATTGCAAGCTTCATATTTCATTTTCACGCCACACTGATTTAAGCATAAAG GTCAACAATAATAGAAGCAGAGATTATACAATCCCAAATGTTCCATTGTTGAGCACTCAACCCTCAATGTTAGCGCAACAATCACCATCATTGCTAGGTCCTGGTGGACCCCAGTACAATGCAACTCAATTTGCCCCAGTTCATGAAGGTCAAGCGATGCCCCAACCTCCGTCTGGTTGGAATTCAGGTGCCCCAGCTGGACCTCAGCCTATGCAGGGTCAAATGCATCCTCACCATTACATGCCTGCAAACATGCCTTCTGAATATGGGCATTCAGTGATGCACAACCCTAATAGTTTCCACCATGCTGGGCCATACCCTCATTATCCGCCTCAATAA